The genome window TATCTTGCTTTTAAGCGATTCAAATAACTCAAGATCAATATATTTATTTAATGTCACATGATTTTTATATCTATAAAACTGATATGAAATATCGATGGTGTGCTCTTTACCATCACTAGTAATTAGTTTCTTGTTAGCGATTTTATAATTTTTATTGGTAGCAAGTGTATTATTTACAAATTTGGCGAGTAATATAGACAAGTTGTCCGCGGATGGGTGGTAAGCATATAAAAGATTATCTCCTATTTTGCTTATAATAGATAGCGCCTTACCTTGACTATCTACTTCAACTACTAAACCTGAAGTAGCGGTGAAATAATTACCATCGATAATTATATATTGAACAAAACAATCATATAAACAAATTTTATCTTTTGCGAGGACAGGAGCTAAATCGCCAAGGTTTATCCGCTCGATAATATCATCGGCTACTATATTATCCCAGTACGGCAGACCCATAATATACGATGCATAATTACCGGGATCGGTAGGGTCACCTTGAAGTTTATGAAAAATTAATGAATGAGCATTATATGCCTTACTAGCAATATTATGTTGATGCATCTCGCTAAATAATTGCGACTCTTTACGCTTAAAATCAAGCATCTTACTTACTTTTTGGGAGGCAAAAACATTAGAAGGAAAGTATTCATTGATAATTGCAATATTTTTTAACGCATATATTGGTGTATCAGTAAATGGAAATTCTCCTCGTAGTGGATCTTCTGTTGGGCTAAGTTTGGCAATATGGTCTCCGGGTGGAACTATATACTTTTTCGGAACCGCCAAAAATTTAGGTTTTTCTATAGATAGCTCACGTATACATTTTCCATAACTGCCATTGGGATTTAATATATAAAATTTATATGTATTAGATTCGATGCTAAAAGGATAAAACTTACCCGAAATAAAGGGACCGAGTTTAAAACTCTTTCGGTGTGTATCTAACTCAATGTCCCCAGCATATTGCAATGCCAAACCGGAAAACGCGTTACGCAGAGAGCCGTCTACGTAAGGTACGGCAAAATCTCTATATGCCTGTAGCTTTTCTACTAGCTCACTGCTGCTTGCCTTCTGCTTTGCAAGACCGATTTCTTTAAACAGATGTGGAGCGATGGCCATGGGCCCATAGGTTTTAAGTGGGTTTTGCTTTTTATATAGTATAGAAGCTAATCTGGCTGCCTCAGTATGCGTAATGCCATTTTGTACAATCGGTTCCACTAGATCGGGTGGTACACCGGCTTTAACCAGAAAACTCGATAAATCAATGGGAGGATTATAAGGTGTTGCTGTTTCAGTAGTTTTTGAGCTTTGATTAGTAGCTTTTGTAGAATTGAAAGCAATGAGATTTACACCATTTTGATTATCTTTTATTACAAATCCATATTCTTTTTTGTCGTGTTTAGCTGACGTGTATTTTTTAGTATCGGCCAGCGTAAGCGTAACCTCGCAAGAATCGTTATCGTTTATATAATTAACAGCATTGCCACTTAAGATATTTGGCGCTTTGTTAGCAATTACGACAGTGTTATTAGGGGCTAGTTCTTTTTTATGGCTCGCTGATAACGATACTTTTTTTATACTTCCGTCAGTGGTTAACACCATCGCTACCCTCACTCTTATTTAACTGCAAATTAATCATTTATTATTTATATTAGCAATGAATAGCTACTTAGCAAAGCCTATCCGTCTATCTTTTACCAGCATGAGCCGTATCTGGCACTTGGTTACTAGACAGATTAAAAGCATCACCAATAGCTATTGCGCGACCCGCAACCCAAGACGCAGCGCTCATTGCACTTTTTCCTGCTGGTTTTACGGTATCTAAAACAAGCACACCTCTTTTACATGCAACCGCAACGCCGGCTGAATTTGCCGCTACTACATGTCCAGTTTCACCTTGACCATCTAAAGCATGGGCAGCAAGCACTTGAATGCGCTCGTTTTTTCGCGTAATGAAAGCTAACGGCCAGGGAATTAATGCTCTAACTTGACGAGCCAGTTCGTTTGCATCTTTGGTAAAATCAAGCCATCCATCATTTTTATTTAACAACTTGGCATAAGAAACACCTTCAATAGCTTGTGGTGATGGCAACAATTGCTTTGATATAATTTTTGGCAACACTTCAATTAGCAAATCAGCGCCAAGTTTGGCTAATTTCTCAGCGAGGGTATGTCCCGTTTCATTTTCATCTATTTTAATTGCTCGCATTGCATAAACCGGCCCGGTATCTAAGCCTTCGTCCATATGCATAATGCTGACCCCACCTTCTGTATCACCATGCAAAATTGTATGGGCAATAGGTGAGGCTCCACGAAAACGCGGTAATAATGACGCATGAACATTGATGCAACCTAATGATGGCAGATTTAAAATGCTAGTAGGCAAAATACGACCATAGGCAGCAACAATAATAAGCTCAGGTGATAATGCTTGTATCTGCGCCGAGGTTTCTGTTGTTTTCATTTTGATTGGTTGTAAAACCGGCAAATTATGCTGCTGTGCAATTATTTTAACTGGTGGAGGGGTTATTTTTTTGCCGCGACCCGCAGGTTTATCAGGTTGGGTAACTACGCCTGTTACTTCAACCAGATTTTTATACTCAAGCAATACCTTTAATATAGTCCCAGCTAAATCGGGACTACCCATAAAAACTACTTTGGTAATAGAATTTTTTAAGGTCATAAAGGCTAGATAGCTATTATATCATCGCTTTGCTACTAACATTTGTTGATTCTTTTTCAGATAAACGCTTCATTTTACGACGAATAACATCTCGTTTTAATTTTGAGAGGTAATCAACAAAAACTCGCCCATTAAGATGATCAGTCTCATGTTGTAGAGCAACTGCAAATAACCCATGAGCTTCAATTTCTAATGGGTTACCATTCACATCGATAGCACTTACCCAAACGTGTTCATTGCGTTTTACTTCTTCACTGATTCCCGGTACTGACAAACAACCCTCTTCCCAAATAATTTCGCCTTCTGATTTTATAATTTCAGGATTTATTAAAGCTACCGGACCAGTAAAATTCCAACTTTCTAATTCTTGATGCACTTCGTCGTCATCTTGAGACTGATTTTTAGGATCTAAATCGATAATAATAACCCGTTTTGTTACGCCTATCTGATTTGCCGCTAAACCGATACCGTTATATTTATACATAGTCTCAAACATGTCAGAAACCATGGTCTTAATACTGGCATCGACTTCCTTTACTTCATTAGCTTTTTGTAAAAGCACAGGGTCAGGCCATATGCAGATTTGGCGGACAGCCATGTAATTTAATCCTCCATATAAAAACACAATAATTATCTATAATTAAATGTCAACAGAGATTACTTACTGTGTAACATAGCAATAACGTAAATCTATTAACCTAACTATATGAATAAATTGACGGTTTGACGGTTTGACTAGATCATATGGTCATTAACTCAAACATTTTAACCATAGCGTCAAAATCACGGTCGCTATGAAGCAGCGTCTTAATTTTAGCAAAAGGAGCACAAGAGGCCTTAACTCTAATTTAAAATAATTAAGGCCTCTTATCACCTCAGCTCCTTTAGCAACTCTTTCAATATTTAGTTTGGAATTATAATAAGTGTACGTATCCGCCCAGTAAGACCGTCAGTAACTTCAAAGCTTGACTCAATATCTCCTTCGTCGCTTAACCCAACGTCTATAGTACCGAAACGATATGTATTTGTTGGAAAATATAATGAATCAAACATTAAGCGATTTTGATTATTTGGACTTGGCGAAACATTATAAACTTCGTATTCTTCAAGAAGAACTCGATGTTGAACCGTTAATTCATCATTAACCCTAGAAAGGCGTGCTTCATTAAAAAGATAGCGCCCAGTTTTAAAACTACTATAATAAACAACGGTATCACCATCTCTTTCTTGCAACCAGAAATTGATAGCGTCTTCATCTAAACCAGAGATTAATACTGGTAAATTTTCAGAAACATTATCAACTTTGGGATCAATATAAGCCATGCCACGTACAGATCGGGTCCATTGCCCGTTACTCTCTGATGGAGTATTGCAATTAACCCACTGTACTTGCCAATCTGGTTTAAATACTACACCTGCTGCCACCTCTTCATCAGTTAGCGTTGAAGAGGCACTAACTAAACAGGCAGAACCTGAAACATTGTCGTACCATTTAGAATTTGCATACCAGTCACCGCCCGCAAGATTACATTCTTCATATGTTGGATAATAATCATTAGCTTCACACCAGCCTTCGTTTATCCACTGAAAGCTTTTAGCTATGCATGATGTTTTGTCATCTTTTGGATCAAGCGAGGAACAATGCGGACCATGTATTTCAACATTGCACTTAAATTCACCACCAAGTTTACGTTGTAATTCACCTAAAATGAAAACTTCGCCCTGTGCGCCTTGTTCAAGTCGAGTAATACCTGAACCGCCGATAAATACTTTGCCATCTGTTTCACAGCGCTCTTTTTTAATCATACGTAAAGCAAGACTTGGTTGCGGTTCATTATTACCATCAATGTCGCGCGCATCTACCCAACCCCAAAAATCATTAAGGCATTTTGATAACCTAGTGGCACGTTTATCAGGATCTGAAATTGAGGGGTCGTAACGATATAAACATGCAGATTCCCAACTCGGTAAACCATTTGAGGTATCTGGGTCGGGTCCGTAAAATAGAATTCTCTCAGCATCCTCATCATCTGGATCTATTTCGCTAGTAAAAGCATACTCCCACCAATTACGACTAATTTCGATAAGTCGATTTTCTGAAGAAATGTAGCGGAAAAAGCTGGTACCACTACAATCATTATCAACTTTAGTGGTGCCTGTATAAAAGATACTGCCCGCGGGAGTAACTTCAACATTTCTCCAACAAATGTTGGCATTAACTACTTCGGTAAGAGCTTTGGTATTTGGATCATATGAGTAGAATAAATCTTGATCTGTTCCACTTATATGAGCGGGAAAGTAAAGTTTACCGTTTTTATCAAACTGCATTACTAATCCCTGACGCCAGGTTGGGATCTCAAAATCAGTAGTCAAGCACTCTAAATTACTGGGAGCCATTGGGACTACTGATTCACCTATAAGTGCCTCTGCTAAATTTAACTCCGCTTTAAAAAGCTGACAGGTAAATGGACTTGAGGGGCTCCAAGGATCAAGACCATTGGGATCATCGACTAGACGGAAAATAAATGGATATTCAAAAAGCACATAAACTTCACCTGTAGGAGACAAACCAACTGCTGCTACGCGAGGTCTTGTTGGTGGTGGTCCCATTTGTTCTTTTTCTTGGTCACTCAATTTATCCATGCCTTCTGGTTGTGCTTCTACGATGGCATCTGCAAGCTCACCATCAGTTTCAATTTTTACCATGTTTGATTCATCTTGATTATCTTGCGCTTCAACAAACCTGGTCGCTTGGTTAACTAGGACAATACCAGTCTTAAGATTGGCGCTAGTATTACTTTGGGTTACTTTATTTGATTGATCGGTAATAGCTAAATTTGCAGCATTAGCTAAATCTATTGAAAATGCTAAAGGGCGTTGACCAAAATGGCCATCTTCTGGCTTCATATTTTCATCGTTGTGGCCACAACCTGCACTTATTAAAAAACTTAAACTAAAAATGTAAATGAAAGATCTTCGACACCAATTATACATGGTTCCACTCCTTGGCGTATCAATTTTGCTGTCCCTTTAATTAGGTAAAATAAAAGCGTCGCATAAATGATGCCAAGTTGTAAAAATATGTATGCTGATATACTGAAATATAATGAGGATATGAATAAAAACTTATTTACCTATTTAAAGTTCAATAAAACCGGGATTAAAACATATTCCCTAGGGATTCGTTATTGCACATGTAATATGATAATAATTGTAATAATTGGCTAACAACTCTCAAATAAAATCAAGGTAATTTTTACCCACGCGGTGGATTTTACCCATTGTACTTTGTGTTGTTTATATTTAATTTATGCTCTAGTTAATACTAATGCCAACTTCCATGCAATTTCCGATACGGTGTTTTCATCTTGCAGAGAAAATTCACCTGCATCAGCACGGTCAGAAACACTCAATACTCCAATAGAAGTATTTTCATGCTTGATTGGTTGAGCAATAAATGACGGGGTAGCATATTGACCTGCTCTTGGCAGACGCGACAGATGCTCGGGAATATTTTTATTACTAATAGCTTCGCCATTTTGAAATACCCAACCAGCAATTGTGTTGCTTAGCGAAATTTCAGTACCTAAAGTATGTTTTGGTAAACCGACACTTGCAACTAGCACTAGGTGAGAATTTCTCTCAAGCATTAGTGAGCATCGACTTACACCTATCTCACGCACAGCTTCGTGCAAAACAACATCTAAAAAGTGATCAACATCAACAATAGACATGGCACTGGCATCAAGTACCCCTATTCCTTGCTGAGTATCTATAATATCTTCTAAATTACGCAGACGGGTTATGGCTGATTCATGCTCAAATATAGCCTGACGTACTGCAAGCAAGGCCGTAATTACAAGGACAAAAACGGCTCCCGCCAATGAAGGCATGGGCAATAACGAAGTATCAGAGGCAGTGAAGCCATCGTATATTAATAATAATGCCAATAGGATAACACTAGCAAAGACTGGCACGGTATATGGTTCTTGGCGTCTTGCTGCTTGCGCTAACAAATAAGCGGCATAGAGAGAAACCACTAGGGCAGCCACTAAAACTGCTGGTGCTGCCGCTAAAAAAACCACCGATTCTGGAACTAATAGTATTGCCGCAATTAAAACTAACAACGCCTTTCGTCCCCATTTTACATGGGTGGCGCCTAATTCATCATATCGAGTTGCAAATAAACTTGCCGCACAATAAACTGCTATAGTTGCGCCTATCATCGGCAAACGCAAAGTTAACTCAAGTACTGGCGATATTATATTAAGAATAGATGTCCCTCCTAAAAGAGCCGTAGCTAAGCCTACCCCAGTACCTGCAAGCCATAGTGATTCTCGGCTAGCCCAACGACCACGCACCGTTAGTAATTGTGCCAACCCGATAAATAAAGCCAAACTTGCCAGTAAAAAATGAATAGCCGGAA of Deltaproteobacteria bacterium contains these proteins:
- a CDS encoding methionyl-tRNA formyltransferase, with the translated sequence MTLKNSITKVVFMGSPDLAGTILKVLLEYKNLVEVTGVVTQPDKPAGRGKKITPPPVKIIAQQHNLPVLQPIKMKTTETSAQIQALSPELIIVAAYGRILPTSILNLPSLGCINVHASLLPRFRGASPIAHTILHGDTEGGVSIMHMDEGLDTGPVYAMRAIKIDENETGHTLAEKLAKLGADLLIEVLPKIISKQLLPSPQAIEGVSYAKLLNKNDGWLDFTKDANELARQVRALIPWPLAFITRKNERIQVLAAHALDGQGETGHVVAANSAGVAVACKRGVLVLDTVKPAGKSAMSAASWVAGRAIAIGDAFNLSSNQVPDTAHAGKR
- the def gene encoding peptide deformylase; the protein is MAVRQICIWPDPVLLQKANEVKEVDASIKTMVSDMFETMYKYNGIGLAANQIGVTKRVIIIDLDPKNQSQDDDEVHQELESWNFTGPVALINPEIIKSEGEIIWEEGCLSVPGISEEVKRNEHVWVSAIDVNGNPLEIEAHGLFAVALQHETDHLNGRVFVDYLSKLKRDVIRRKMKRLSEKESTNVSSKAMI
- a CDS encoding GAF domain-containing protein; this encodes MSKRLIVFSLSLIVLLLCSVYETAFATNLTPAPASLPNIPADITDPTDVLNLEGFWLFHAGDNPGFSHPDFDDANWEKRQIPTAHLPWRFRWQGFAWYRHHVRLDEKALGHDFAIAIGSAREVVELFINGVIVSRQGHFGSRPTGGDRFMPLVALIPATLWRAGDNVIAIRMLDPTWASGIVSGPLILGAPATIYQSTEWSQKGVPAIHFLLASLALFIGLAQLLTVRGRWASRESLWLAGTGVGLATALLGGTSILNIISPVLELTLRLPMIGATIAVYCAASLFATRYDELGATHVKWGRKALLVLIAAILLVPESVVFLAAAPAVLVAALVVSLYAAYLLAQAARRQEPYTVPVFASVILLALLLIYDGFTASDTSLLPMPSLAGAVFVLVITALLAVRQAIFEHESAITRLRNLEDIIDTQQGIGVLDASAMSIVDVDHFLDVVLHEAVREIGVSRCSLMLERNSHLVLVASVGLPKHTLGTEISLSNTIAGWVFQNGEAISNKNIPEHLSRLPRAGQYATPSFIAQPIKHENTSIGVLSVSDRADAGEFSLQDENTVSEIAWKLALVLTRA